The Victivallis lenta region ACTGCCGGAACACCTGCTATGCGCCTTCCACGGCAGGCTGGCTGGAGCCTGCCGTGCTGGTGAAAAGCTACCGGGAGATGGAACAGGCCTACGGGCGCGTCAAGGATGATCCGGTTTACGGGCCGCGCATGGCCGCCGCGACCGTGCCGATCCGCGCGGCGCTGCTTGAGCGCCGGGAACTATTGAGCCCGCCTGCCGGAAAACGGCTGCCGGAATTGCAGGACGTCGATGTGAATCAGGCTGCCGTCGAAACCGTTTCCCGGATGAAGCGGGCCGGAGTTGCCCGCGTGAATGAGGGTGGACTATCCCCCGATGAGTGGGTGGAACAAACCGCCCGGGGGTACGGAGTGCTCCCGAATGACGGAGAACGCCCGACTGCGGCCGGCTCCGGCCCTTACCATGCTTGGAGCATCCGCAAGGCGGCCGAGCTGCACGCTCTGGGCCGGGAGCTCTTCTGGGAGAAAGACCCGGCGGCCAGCGTCGGCGAAGCGGCCCGGATGCCGAACACTCACAATGAATGGCATATCCAGGGTTTCGGATTTCCGGCCGGAACATTCGAGCTCTATGCCGAGCTGCGCTGCGACAGCGGTGCTCCTGCCGGAAACGCAATCCGGGTCGGCACCTACGACTGGAGCAGGCGCCGGGAATTCCACCGCGACATCCCTGCCGCCGAGATCTCAGGAGAGAACTATCGGGCCGTCCGGATCGGGACGGTGACGTTGAATGACGACATCTGCATCTTCATCGCGCCGGTCGTCAATCCTGCCGTCCGGAATGTCTGGATCGACCGGATCATCCTGATCCCCCGGAAGAGCGGAAGATAATGCGCCGCATCTTCCTCATCCTGTTCGTCCTGCTTGCGCTGGCATCGGCTGCGACCTGGTACACGCTGCAGGAGCGCTCGGCGCATCCGCAGATCGTCTGGACCGCCGGGCTTTCACCGGACCGGGTCGAACAGGTCGAAGCGTTCCACGGGTGGCTGCGCGCAAACGGGTATGTCGACAAGGACGGCGAACTGCTGTTTACCGTCCGGCTCGAGACGACCGACAACCAGAGCGCGTTGATCCAGGCGGTTTCCGGCATGGCCGGCGATCTTATCGATCATGTGCCTGTAAAGCGGTTTGCTCCGATGGGCGTCCTCGAGGAGATCACCGGGTTCGCCCGTGAAAACGGGCTCGACCCGGCCGCCGGATACGGCGAGGCGGCCGGCGACCTGCTGATGTACGGCGGGAAGCAGTACGCATATTTCTGCAATCTCGCCACGCGCGGACTTCTCCTCAATCTCGATCTGTTCGAAAAATACGGCGTCGAACCGCCGCCGGAGGAGTGGACTCCGGCCGACTTTGAACGGATCGGCCGGGAATTCGTCCGCAAGGCGAACGCGGGCCGTCCGCGGCAGGAGGTCTTCTTTTCCGGCGCCATGCCGCAGGCCATCCTGCCGCTGGCCCGGAGCCTCGGCGCGGACGTCTTCAACGAGACGCTGACCGCTGCGACGCTGACGGACCCCGCCTTCGTCCGGGCGCTCGAAACCTATTACGGCTGGGTTTACCGGCATCACCTGATCCCGACCGCCGCCGAGGCCACCTCCACGGAGAGCGAGGGCACCAGCGTGAACAGCGAAGCGACGCCGCAACTCGCGGCCGGCCGCTACGGCATGATCCTGACCGGCCGCTATGTGAATATGGATCTGCGCCGGTTCCGGAACGGCAGATTCCGTCTCGCTTTCGTGCAGCTGCCGGAATGGGAGTACAAAAACCTGGTCACCACCTCGCGCAACACCGCGATCTACAAAGGCTCGAAACACAAGGAGCAGGCCAGGCTGTTCCTGAAGTTCCTGGCGGCGAAGGAGTACAACGATCTCATCATCCGCAGCTCCGACGGACTGCCGCCGAATCCGGAGTGGGCAGAGGGCAATCCGGAGTTCCGGACCCCGCCGGGGCGGGAGTTCGAGGGAGATCTCCACGACAACGAACTCAAATGGACGCTTTCGATCGGGATTCCGGAAAGCCAGAGTCCGTACTATCCGCTCGGCGACAATAAACTCTCCTACGCCTTTGCGAAGGTCGAAAGCAAACTCGCTTCTCCGGAGGAGGCGCTGAAGCAGGCGGAGGAGGCGATCAATTACTCGATCCGGTCAACCGTCGAAGGAACCGCCTCGCTGCAGGAGGAGTACCGCGCCGCCTGCGAACGTCAGCGGCAGATCGACCACCGGAAAGCCGCCGGAGAGAAGATTCCGGCCGGCTGGATCCGAAATCCGTTCTACCGCAAATTCTACCGCGACAGGGGAATGCTGGCCGATCACTGACCGTTCGGCGACGGACTGTCCGCCCGGGCAGTCCGGCCCGGACTTTCGCCGCACTCTGCGCCGCGCGGCGAAAGTCCTCCTCCGGCTCAATCCTGGGTGCGGAGGATCATCTGAATGGAAGTGCTGCCGTTGCTCGGCGCCGGAACCCGGTCCAGGTTCGCCAGCATCCGCTGAACCGATTCGTCCATGGAACGGTTTCCGCTGCGCCTGATGATCCGCGCATCGGTCACCCGGCCGTCCCCCGCGATCGCAAGTTGAATCGTGACCTGGGGACGCGCATCGCCGAGCAGCGACCCGGGCGGTTCGGACCAGCGCATTTTGATGTAGTTGCCGAGCCGGCTCCAGTAACGTTCGTCTTCGCCCTTTGCTCCGCCGCCGGGTGTTCCGTTGTTCTGCTTTCCGTAAGTCTGCGCCCGGTCGGCGTTTCCGATCGGAACGGCCATGTTCGTGTTGCTGCCGCCGCCGTCGCCGTATTTCGTCGCATTCCTGCGCGCAAGGGCGACCTGTTCGGCGGCGGAGAGCTGCCGCGGGCGCTGCTGCGTCGC contains the following coding sequences:
- a CDS encoding ABC transporter substrate-binding protein, translated to MRRIFLILFVLLALASAATWYTLQERSAHPQIVWTAGLSPDRVEQVEAFHGWLRANGYVDKDGELLFTVRLETTDNQSALIQAVSGMAGDLIDHVPVKRFAPMGVLEEITGFARENGLDPAAGYGEAAGDLLMYGGKQYAYFCNLATRGLLLNLDLFEKYGVEPPPEEWTPADFERIGREFVRKANAGRPRQEVFFSGAMPQAILPLARSLGADVFNETLTAATLTDPAFVRALETYYGWVYRHHLIPTAAEATSTESEGTSVNSEATPQLAAGRYGMILTGRYVNMDLRRFRNGRFRLAFVQLPEWEYKNLVTTSRNTAIYKGSKHKEQARLFLKFLAAKEYNDLIIRSSDGLPPNPEWAEGNPEFRTPPGREFEGDLHDNELKWTLSIGIPESQSPYYPLGDNKLSYAFAKVESKLASPEEALKQAEEAINYSIRSTVEGTASLQEEYRAACERQRQIDHRKAAGEKIPAGWIRNPFYRKFYRDRGMLADH